Proteins from a single region of Platichthys flesus chromosome 16, fPlaFle2.1, whole genome shotgun sequence:
- the tlcd4b gene encoding TLC domain-containing protein 4-B isoform X1 → METRELTVVAGSFVSFQLLFSVASPLLSSAIAPGYGRLPHTKLTEWNSRLVSTVHALVVGLLCLYILWFDDDVNANPVWGEPGLVKLNVAITCGYLLYDLVLLACNWRTMGDRFFVCHHLAALYAYGYVLSRGVLPYFANFRLLSELSTPFVNQRWFFEALKFPRGHWMVVSNGVAMAVVFFLVRIAVMPSYWFSVFATFGTEEFDRLGLGAQVAWITSCIALDILNTIWMYKISRGCYKVMMGRVGGGGGGGRKVKDGAEESSSPPDGKCVNNHTD, encoded by the exons ATGGAGACGAGGGAGTTGACCGTTGTAGCTGGCAGCTTCGTGAGTTTCCAGCTACTCTTCTCAGTGGCCAGCCCGCTGCTGTCGTCCGCCATCGCCCCGGGCTATGGACGGCTGCCTCACACCAAACTGACCGAGTGGAACTCCAG GTTGGTGTCGACCGTGCACGCTCTCGTTGTGGGTCTGCTCTGTTTGTATATCTTGTGGTTCGATGACGATGTCAACGCCAACCCCGTCTG GGGCGAACCCGGGCTCGTCAAACTCAACGTGGCCATAACATGTGGTTACCTCCTCTACG ACCTTGTGCTGCTCGCCTGTAACTGGAGGACTATGGGGGACAGGTTTTTCGTCTGTCACCACTTGGCGGCGCTCTACGCATATGGATATGTGCTG agtcGTGGCGTGCTTCCTTACTTTGCAAACTTTCGTCTTCTCTCGGAGTTGTCGACACCGTTTGTGAACCAAAG gtgGTTCTTTGAGGCACTGAAGTTCCCCCGCGGACACTGGATGGTGGTGTCCAACGGCGTGGCCATGGCGGTGGTGTTCTTCCTGGTACGCATCGCCGTCATGCCGTCGTACTGGTTCAGCGTGTTCGCCACCTTCGGCACGGAGGAGTTCGATCGGCTGGGTTTGGGCGCCCAGGTGGCCTGGATCACCTCCTGCATCGCCCTGGACATCTTGAACACTATCTGGATGTACAAGATCAGCCGGGGCTGCTACAAGGTCATGATGgggagagtgggaggaggaggaggaggagggcggaaGGTGAAGGACGGAGCAGAGGAGTCCTCTTCCCCCCCGGACGGGAAGTGCGTCAACAACCACACGGACTAA
- the tlcd4b gene encoding TLC domain-containing protein 4-B isoform X2: MCSWWRTDKRYLDLSISSVAQITDPKFRGAADERGDAPGGERGCNFKLLVSTVHALVVGLLCLYILWFDDDVNANPVWGEPGLVKLNVAITCGYLLYDLVLLACNWRTMGDRFFVCHHLAALYAYGYVLSRGVLPYFANFRLLSELSTPFVNQRWFFEALKFPRGHWMVVSNGVAMAVVFFLVRIAVMPSYWFSVFATFGTEEFDRLGLGAQVAWITSCIALDILNTIWMYKISRGCYKVMMGRVGGGGGGGRKVKDGAEESSSPPDGKCVNNHTD, from the exons ATGTGCTCCTGGTGGAGGACAGATAAGAGATACCTGGACCTCAGTATCTCGTCTGTGGCCCAGATAACTGATCCAAAGTTCAGGGGCGCTGCTGATGAAAGGGGAGATGCACCCGGGGGAGAACGTGGATGTAATTTCAAACT GTTGGTGTCGACCGTGCACGCTCTCGTTGTGGGTCTGCTCTGTTTGTATATCTTGTGGTTCGATGACGATGTCAACGCCAACCCCGTCTG GGGCGAACCCGGGCTCGTCAAACTCAACGTGGCCATAACATGTGGTTACCTCCTCTACG ACCTTGTGCTGCTCGCCTGTAACTGGAGGACTATGGGGGACAGGTTTTTCGTCTGTCACCACTTGGCGGCGCTCTACGCATATGGATATGTGCTG agtcGTGGCGTGCTTCCTTACTTTGCAAACTTTCGTCTTCTCTCGGAGTTGTCGACACCGTTTGTGAACCAAAG gtgGTTCTTTGAGGCACTGAAGTTCCCCCGCGGACACTGGATGGTGGTGTCCAACGGCGTGGCCATGGCGGTGGTGTTCTTCCTGGTACGCATCGCCGTCATGCCGTCGTACTGGTTCAGCGTGTTCGCCACCTTCGGCACGGAGGAGTTCGATCGGCTGGGTTTGGGCGCCCAGGTGGCCTGGATCACCTCCTGCATCGCCCTGGACATCTTGAACACTATCTGGATGTACAAGATCAGCCGGGGCTGCTACAAGGTCATGATGgggagagtgggaggaggaggaggaggagggcggaaGGTGAAGGACGGAGCAGAGGAGTCCTCTTCCCCCCCGGACGGGAAGTGCGTCAACAACCACACGGACTAA